The genomic stretch GTTGCCCGGCTGCTCGTTCGCGCCGCGTTGCCGTTACGCTGACGCGCGGTGCCAGACGGAGAAGCCTTCGCTCAGCGAAGCTGAATCGCGCGATCATCTGTACGCCTGCTTCCATCCGGTTGAGACCGCGGCTGAGGCCTCCGCATGATGCACGGCACCCCGCCAGCCCCGAGCGATCCGCTTCTCGACGTGAAAAATCTCGTCGTCGAATATGGCGTCGGCGGCAAGATCGTCCACGCGGTGTCCGGTGTCAGCCTGCAGGTCGCGCGCGGCGAGACGCTTGGTCTGGTCGGCGAATCCGGCTGCGGCAAATCCACGCTCGGCCGCGCGGTGCTGCAATTGCGCCAGGCGGTGTCGGGGAAGGTGCTGTTCGACGGCCAGGATCTGACGGCGATGCACGGCGACACCTTGCGCAAGATGCGCCAGCGCGTGCAGCTGATTTTTCAGGACCCGATCGCCTCGCTCAATCCGCGGCGCCGGATCGGCGACATCATCGCCGAGCCGTTGGTGATCGCCGGCGTCAAGGATCCGGCCGAACGCAGCCAGCGGGTCTGCGACGCGCTCAGTGCGGTCGGCCTCGATCCCCAGCTTGTGATTGGGCGCCTGCCGCATGAGTTCTCCGGTGGGCAATGCCAGCGCATCTGCATCGCGCGCGCGCTGGTGCTCAATCCGGACTTTGTGATCTGCGACGAGCCGGTCTCGGCGCTCGACGTTTCCATCCGTGCGCAGATCCTCAATCTGCTGGAAGAGATGAAGGCGCGCTACGGGCTGACGCTGCTGTTCATCGCCCACGATCTGGCCGTGGTGAAAGCGGTCAGCGACCGCGTGGCGGTGATGTATCTCGGCCGCCTCTGCGAAGTGGGGCCGTCCGAGCAATTGTTCGCCCATCCGGCGCATCCCTATACCGCGCTGCTGATCGAGGCGATCCCGGTGCCCGATCCGGACGTCCGCCCGGCCGAAAGCGTGGCGGTCGGTGAGCCGCCGTCGCCGATTGCGCCGCCCTCTGGTTGCCGTTTTCGCACCCGCTGCCCCCGCGCGGATGCGCGATGCAGCAGCGAGATGCCGGAACTTCGCGCTGTCGCGCCCGGCCAGTTCGCGGCTTGCCATCATCCGCTGATCTGAATATCCAGATGCGCCTGTTGGACGGACGTGGCAGTGTCCGTCGTCAAGAACAATAATACCGGGAGAGCAGCGATGAAGAGTTTCCAGGTTGCCGATTTCAACGCCCCCTTGAAGGAAGTGGATCAGCCGACGCCGCAGCCATCGGGAACGCAGGTGCTGATCAAGGTCAAGGCGGCCGGCGTCTGCCACAGCGACCTGCACATCTGGGAAGGCGGCTACGATCTCGGCCATGGCCGCAAGCCGCTGTCGCTGAAGGACCGCGGCGTGTCGCTGCCGCGCACGATGGGCCATGAGTCCGTCGGCGAGATTTTGGCGTTCGGGCCCGATGTTGCGGCCGGCGACAAGGGCGATCTCAAGATTGGCGACGTCGCGCTGGTCTATCCCTGGCTGGGCTGCGGCAAATGCGAGACCTGCCTTGGCGGCGACGAGAACATGTGCGTGGTCAAGCCGAATTCGATCGGCGTCTATTGCGACGGCGGCTACGCCGATCACATGACGGTGCCGCATCCAAAATATCTGCTCGATCTGAAGGGGCTCGATCCCGTCACCGCCGCGCCCTATGCCTGTTCCGGCGTCACCACCTACAGCGCGCTGAAGAAGGTCGAATCCGTCTTCCATACGCCGATCGTCATCTTCGGCGCCGGCGGCCTCGGCCTGATGGCGCTGTCGCTGCTGAAGGCGATGGGCGGCAAGGGCGCCATCGTTGTCGATATCGATGCGCGCAAGCGCGAGGCGGCAGAAGCCGCCGGCGCGCTCGCGACCGTCGACGGCAAGGCGCCCGACGCGCTGGAGCAACTCGCGAAAACGGCCGGTGGCCCGATCCGCGCGGTGATCGATCTCGTCGGCAACGCACAGACCGCGCAACTCGGTTTCGACTGCCTGACCAAGGGCGGCAAGCTCGTGATCGTCGGGCTGTTCGGCGGCGGCGCGCCCTG from Bradyrhizobium sp. Ash2021 encodes the following:
- a CDS encoding alcohol dehydrogenase; this translates as MKSFQVADFNAPLKEVDQPTPQPSGTQVLIKVKAAGVCHSDLHIWEGGYDLGHGRKPLSLKDRGVSLPRTMGHESVGEILAFGPDVAAGDKGDLKIGDVALVYPWLGCGKCETCLGGDENMCVVKPNSIGVYCDGGYADHMTVPHPKYLLDLKGLDPVTAAPYACSGVTTYSALKKVESVFHTPIVIFGAGGLGLMALSLLKAMGGKGAIVVDIDARKREAAEAAGALATVDGKAPDALEQLAKTAGGPIRAVIDLVGNAQTAQLGFDCLTKGGKLVIVGLFGGGAPWALPLIPIKAITIQGSYVGNLRETQELLDLVRTRKIAPIPVTTMPLSKANEALVDLQKGKLVGRAVLTP
- a CDS encoding oligopeptide/dipeptide ABC transporter ATP-binding protein, encoding MMHGTPPAPSDPLLDVKNLVVEYGVGGKIVHAVSGVSLQVARGETLGLVGESGCGKSTLGRAVLQLRQAVSGKVLFDGQDLTAMHGDTLRKMRQRVQLIFQDPIASLNPRRRIGDIIAEPLVIAGVKDPAERSQRVCDALSAVGLDPQLVIGRLPHEFSGGQCQRICIARALVLNPDFVICDEPVSALDVSIRAQILNLLEEMKARYGLTLLFIAHDLAVVKAVSDRVAVMYLGRLCEVGPSEQLFAHPAHPYTALLIEAIPVPDPDVRPAESVAVGEPPSPIAPPSGCRFRTRCPRADARCSSEMPELRAVAPGQFAACHHPLI